A section of the Epinephelus moara isolate mb chromosome 3, YSFRI_EMoa_1.0, whole genome shotgun sequence genome encodes:
- the pknox2 gene encoding homeobox protein PKNOX2 isoform X3: MSIAQAAAKAMLSDALLQGSSGINRISHLELELPLDKVIKFVSVGLPLMLVCMAFAREISLGPQISCFPPSNFTIKQASYVDTYCWDSLMHHEFDSDGNFEERSLWVHKMFPYSLLAMAVLMYLPALIWRQLVMPSLGSDLLFIIDELDKSYNRSIRLAQSILDMRQNTKNPLTFQAELQRAKKKRYFEYPLLERYMQCKQNSYFLVSMLFLRGFLLLTFMAAACLYLAYFHLSAFLQDEFSCFVRTGMLRDQNWVPELVQCKMIGQLVFQVISVANGAIYVLLAPIVLFSLIRLFVWDTTFISVYEVLPALDLINRRRLGCPLNDLNVLLLFLRANVAHLMSYGKVRALCSLAPPQVGNSTAGQGLSTMLTQEEIEEREEAAMELAEEVEEAKEEGKLNLVDIMTILGAAQGRVVNCSEKRPLVEENMSLEPNHQGYHELKETAPFSHY; this comes from the exons ATGTCCATCGCCCAGGCGGCGGCCAAGGCCATGCTATCTGATGCCCTGCTGCAGGGAAGCTCCGGGATAAACCGGATCAGCCACCTAGAGCTGGAGCTTCCTCTGGACAAGGTCATCAAGTTTGTGTCTGTCGGCCTTCCGCTGATGCTGGTGTGTATGGCCTTCGCCCGCGAGATCTCCCTGG GGCCTCAGATCAGCTGTTTCCCTCCCAGCAATTTCACCATCAAGCAGGCCAGCTATGTAGACACATACTGCTGGGACTCTCTCATGCATCATGAGTTTGACAGCGATGGGAACTTCGAGGAGCGCTCGCTCTGGGTACACAAA ATGTTCCCTTACTCTCTTCTGGCCATGGCAGTGTTGATGTACCTGCCGGCTCTGATCTGGCGCCAGCTCGTCATGCCCTCTCTGGGCTCGGACCTGCTCTTCATAATTGATGAACTGGACAAGTCGTACAACCGCTCGATCCGACTGGCCCAGAGCATTCTGGATATGCGCCAGAACACTAAGAATCCCCTCACATTTCAGGCAGAACTGCAAAG GGCCAAGAAGAAGCGGTACTTTGAATACCCTCTACTGGAGAGATACATGCAGTGCAAACAAAACTCCTATTTCCTTGTTAGCATGCTTTTCTTGCGGGGCTTCCTCCTCCTGACCTTCATGGCAGCTGCTTGTCTCTACCTGGCATACTTCCACCTCTCTGCCTTCCTGCAGGACGAGTTCAGCTGCTTTGTCCGCACGGGTATGCTGCGTGATCAGAACTGGGTCCCTGAATTGGTTCAGTGTAAAATGATTGGCCAGTTGGTTTTTCAGGTGATAAGTGTGGCCAATGGTGCCATCTACGTCCTGTTGGCTCCTATCGTCCTCTTCAGTCTGATTCGGCTCTTTGTTTGGGACACCACATTCATCTCCGTCTACGAGGTCCTCCCAGCCCTCGACCTCATCAACCGCCGTAGACTAGGCTGCCCATTGAATGACCTAAACGTTCTCCTGCTCTTCTTGCGTGCCAACGTAGCTCACCTGATGTCTTATGGGAAAGTGAGAGCACTGTGCTCACTTGCGCCACCACAGGTGGGCAACAGCACCGCGGGACAGGGCCTGAGCACAATGCTGACCCAAGAGGAGATAGAAGAGCGAGAAGAGGCTGCGATGGAGCtggcagaggaggtggaggaggccaAGGAGGAGGGGAAACTCAACTTAGTGGATATCATGACTATTCTGGGAGCGGCACAGGGAAGAGTGGTAAACTGCAGCGAGAAGAGGCCTCTGGTGGAGGAGAATATGAGTCTCG AGCCTAACCACCAGGGGTACCATGAGTTGAAGGAGACTGCACCATTTAGTCATTACTAG
- the pknox2 gene encoding homeobox protein PKNOX2 isoform X2, giving the protein MSIAQAAAKAMLSDALLQGSSGINRISHLELELPLDKVIKFVSVGLPLMLVCMAFAREISLGPQISCFPPSNFTIKQASYVDTYCWDSLMHHEFDSDGNFEERSLWVHKMFPYSLLAMAVLMYLPALIWRQLVMPSLGSDLLFIIDELDKSYNRSIRLAQSILDMRQNTKNPLTFQAELQRAKKKRYFEYPLLERYMQCKQNSYFLVSMLFLRGFLLLTFMAAACLYLAYFHLSAFLQDEFSCFVRTGMLRDQNWVPELVQCKMIGQLVFQVISVANGAIYVLLAPIVLFSLIRLFVWDTTFISVYEVLPALDLINRRRLGCPLNDLNVLLLFLRANVAHLMSYGKVRALCSLAPPQVGNSTAGQGLSTMLTQEEIEEREEAAMELAEEVEEAKEEGKLNLVDIMTILGAAQGRVVNCSEKRPLVEENMSLGTVTLIYTLKRILLVAIFVYIIWDVQKIIK; this is encoded by the exons ATGTCCATCGCCCAGGCGGCGGCCAAGGCCATGCTATCTGATGCCCTGCTGCAGGGAAGCTCCGGGATAAACCGGATCAGCCACCTAGAGCTGGAGCTTCCTCTGGACAAGGTCATCAAGTTTGTGTCTGTCGGCCTTCCGCTGATGCTGGTGTGTATGGCCTTCGCCCGCGAGATCTCCCTGG GGCCTCAGATCAGCTGTTTCCCTCCCAGCAATTTCACCATCAAGCAGGCCAGCTATGTAGACACATACTGCTGGGACTCTCTCATGCATCATGAGTTTGACAGCGATGGGAACTTCGAGGAGCGCTCGCTCTGGGTACACAAA ATGTTCCCTTACTCTCTTCTGGCCATGGCAGTGTTGATGTACCTGCCGGCTCTGATCTGGCGCCAGCTCGTCATGCCCTCTCTGGGCTCGGACCTGCTCTTCATAATTGATGAACTGGACAAGTCGTACAACCGCTCGATCCGACTGGCCCAGAGCATTCTGGATATGCGCCAGAACACTAAGAATCCCCTCACATTTCAGGCAGAACTGCAAAG GGCCAAGAAGAAGCGGTACTTTGAATACCCTCTACTGGAGAGATACATGCAGTGCAAACAAAACTCCTATTTCCTTGTTAGCATGCTTTTCTTGCGGGGCTTCCTCCTCCTGACCTTCATGGCAGCTGCTTGTCTCTACCTGGCATACTTCCACCTCTCTGCCTTCCTGCAGGACGAGTTCAGCTGCTTTGTCCGCACGGGTATGCTGCGTGATCAGAACTGGGTCCCTGAATTGGTTCAGTGTAAAATGATTGGCCAGTTGGTTTTTCAGGTGATAAGTGTGGCCAATGGTGCCATCTACGTCCTGTTGGCTCCTATCGTCCTCTTCAGTCTGATTCGGCTCTTTGTTTGGGACACCACATTCATCTCCGTCTACGAGGTCCTCCCAGCCCTCGACCTCATCAACCGCCGTAGACTAGGCTGCCCATTGAATGACCTAAACGTTCTCCTGCTCTTCTTGCGTGCCAACGTAGCTCACCTGATGTCTTATGGGAAAGTGAGAGCACTGTGCTCACTTGCGCCACCACAGGTGGGCAACAGCACCGCGGGACAGGGCCTGAGCACAATGCTGACCCAAGAGGAGATAGAAGAGCGAGAAGAGGCTGCGATGGAGCtggcagaggaggtggaggaggccaAGGAGGAGGGGAAACTCAACTTAGTGGATATCATGACTATTCTGGGAGCGGCACAGGGAAGAGTGGTAAACTGCAGCGAGAAGAGGCCTCTGGTGGAGGAGAATATGAGTCTCGGTACCGTAACACTTATCTATACACTCAAACGCATTCTGCTAGTTGCTATTTTCGTCTACATTATTTGGGATGTACAGAAAATTATTAAGTGA